The following is a genomic window from Alkaliphilus sp. B6464.
GTCTACCCCTACAGAAGGCTCTATACAGTATGGCACATATTTTTCATTGGTAACAGGATCTTGATAAGTAAAGTCTTCACCAGAATGCTGACTATGCTGTTTAAGGTCAAAATCTGTTCTATCTGCGATACCCCAAAGTTCTCCCCATCCAAATGGGAATTTATATTCAAAGTCAGTTGTTGCTTTACTATAATGGGATAGTTCTTCTTGACCATGGTCACGAATACGAAGATTTTCTTCCTTCAAGTTTAGATTTAAAAGCCAGTTTTTACAAAAATTCTTCCAATAATCAAACCACTCTAAATCTTCTCCTGGTTTACAGAAAAATTCTAACTCCATCTGCTCGAACTCTCTTGTTCTAAATGTAAAGTTACCGGGTGTAATTTCATTTCTAAATGATTTTCCAATTTGCCCTATTCCAAATGGTACCTTTTTTCTTGATGTTCTTAAAACGTTTTTGAAGTTTACAAAGATTCCTTGTGCTGTTTCAGGTCGTAAAAATATTTCTGTACTAGAGTCTTCAGTTACCCCTTGGAATGTTTTAAACATTAGGTTAAATTGACGAATATCAGTAAAATCTTTTTCTCCACATTCAGGACAGTTAATACTTTTTTCTTCTATGTAGGATTTCATTTGTTGGTTACTCCAACCATCTACAATAGTTTCTTCATTTTGTTTTTGCATATAATCTTCTATTAACTTATCTGCTCTAAAACGAGATCTACACTTTTTACAATCCATCAATGGATCACTAAATCCTCCAATATGTCCTGAAGCTTCCCATGTTTTTGGATTCATTAAAATAGCAGAATCTAATCCAACGTTGTATGGACTTTGTTGAATAAATTTTTTCCACCATGCTTTTTTAACATTATTCTTTAATTCTACTCCCAATGGACCATAGTCCCATGTATTTGCAAGACCTCCATATATCTCTGAGCCTGGAAAAATAAATCCTCTTGATTTGGCTAGAGAAACGATTTTTTCCATTGTTTTTTGTGTTGTCATTTTTATGCCTCCTATTCAGTTTTTAGTTTAAAAAAATAAAGTCTTCCATCCCTAACTCTAAAAAGTTAGGGACGAAAGACTATTCTTCCGCGGTTCCACCCTAGTTGGCACAAGTGCCCACTTTAAATAGTATTGCTCAAAAGCGCCATTCATTAATAAACTATACTAGGCTTACACCATCCCCAGCTCGCTAATTTAGTTACATCAATTACTCCTCTTTATCACAGCAATATATTATCTAATTTATATTTTAATTTATCAAATTACAGACATTTTGTCAATATATGAAATCGCTATTAAAATTTCTATTGATTTTTTACAGCATTAATAATTTTACTTAATTAGTAATCTGCTCCATCATATAAATCGTCTAAGGTTTCGTCTTGATCTTCCTTATCTAATATAATGTCACTTTCTTTCTTCATCATATCTACATCTACACCTTTTTTTCCTCTAACCATGTTTTTAAGTTCGCTAACAGTTTCTCCAGCCATTTCATTGATATCAACAATTTCACCATTATTCTTAATTATCTCTATAGTTGTTTTAGTGGCTATTGCCGCAG
Proteins encoded in this region:
- a CDS encoding glycine--tRNA ligase, with the translated sequence MTTQKTMEKIVSLAKSRGFIFPGSEIYGGLANTWDYGPLGVELKNNVKKAWWKKFIQQSPYNVGLDSAILMNPKTWEASGHIGGFSDPLMDCKKCRSRFRADKLIEDYMQKQNEETIVDGWSNQQMKSYIEEKSINCPECGEKDFTDIRQFNLMFKTFQGVTEDSSTEIFLRPETAQGIFVNFKNVLRTSRKKVPFGIGQIGKSFRNEITPGNFTFRTREFEQMELEFFCKPGEDLEWFDYWKNFCKNWLLNLNLKEENLRIRDHGQEELSHYSKATTDFEYKFPFGWGELWGIADRTDFDLKQHSQHSGEDFTYQDPVTNEKYVPYCIEPSVGVDRVMLAFLVDAYEEEVIDEKDTRVVLKLHPALAPFKAAVLPLTKKLKDQTLELYEKLSANYVVDYDEAGSIGKRYRRHDEIGTPFCITFDYDSLEDNCVTIRHRDTMEQERISIENLEAYLEEKLKY